The following proteins come from a genomic window of Metarhizium brunneum chromosome 2, complete sequence:
- the CDC4 gene encoding Cell division control protein 4: protein MTPSPLPCGQASEPRRPRSDPKVSVNIAEGSQSHGRRFQLEMSECVETKTVTTTTRLTRKFPQVFVRDPTPLESLDTKEYPLAMKPTPPELLDFSYYVPEDDQSEEQDIHCDDEKDTALTGSSQLVVTKPSRQLVTGAITPTAVKAEPSLHQTPLPNRTSRQASRSPSEYYPRRTRQTRSSVPDSPSSSASQGGTGSAVTPRTSQRPARSSTSHAESDKLRRSLTQLYSLYDASCSSGNTAAAGMPPSSRRDVGERATRGGSGFLATPDTSEVANSAMDRSFQRLRSLNSERPQSLQDSSSAPAVACDAASPAGSDSHTVFSSNVATPPVTDADPEPFGDADDSLQHSLRTAIHHRPTIDVVAAQDASLPSPRLSPTLAASQLHSAEPDDGAQSSFQTSASDTTMPWVEGTQATDDSKALQLTSNSQLTKDRALRRLQLNDDFGPVVLDTQTLLEAFDSMKTEMKTFMMYQFLRRCPRPTLRLIADTVNPTLKCDFLRQLPLELSYHVLAHLDHRDLCRAAQVSRHWRNIVDRNETGWKELLDSDGYCMAPGELHKAIVQGWGWQDPVGPLDYEHDLSMQGRLTSSEFELTRAFRSETAPKSRSSKRKRGLNTYSASERSKRRAGTSQESSTTAVRDPRVETELKQHKSEGPLSAANAAAAAVPDPQLGLPSLRQLHLFKSIYRRHHMIRRSWTSGEVAPGHVAFPAHPRHVITCLQFDDDKIITGSDDTLIHIYDTKTGKLRKKLEGHEGGVWALQYEGNILVSGSTDRSVRVWDIERGLCQQVFYGHTSTVRCLQILMPTETSRDLSGQAVMQPEKPLIITGSRDSQLRVWRLPEVGSRRYIQTGPPAQESDCPYFIRVLTGHTHSVRAISAHGDTLVSGSYDSTVRVWRISTGESLHVLRGHSQKVYSVVLDHKRNRCISGSMDSLVKIWDLATGACLNTLEGHTLLVGLLDLRDERLVSAAADSTLRVWDPENGRCRHTLMAHTGAITCFQHDGQKVISGSEKTVKMWDVNTGECVKDLLTDLTGVWQVKFDERRCVAAVQRDQLTYVEILDFGAIRDGQCREELGRRILLNEVEVGDILDGGV, encoded by the exons ATGACGCCTTCGCCCTTGCCTTGCGGCCAGGCCTCAGagccgcggcggccgcggagCGATCCAAAAGTCTCTGTTAATATTGCGGAAGGCTCGCAGAGCCACGGTCGACGGTTCCAGCTTGAAATGAGCGAGTGTGTTGAGACAAAAACCGTCACTACCACAACCCGCCTTACTCGCAAGTTTCCTCAGGTCTTCGTCCGCGACCCAACCCCGCTTGAAAGCCTCGATACGAAAGAATACCCTTTGGCGATGAAGCCGACGCCGCCAGAACTACTGGATTTCTCCTATTACGTTCCCGAAGACGACCAGTCTGAAGAACAAGACATTCATTGCGACGACGAAAAGGACACTGCCCTAACCGGCTCTAGTCAGCTGGTGGTTACCAAACCT TCCAGGCAACTTGTGACCGGTGCCATTACACCCACGGCCGTGAAAGCCGAACCCAGTctgcaccagactccttTACCAAATCGAACCAGCCGCCAGGCATCACGCTCCCCTTCTGAATATTATCCCCGACGAACACGTCAAACTCGATCTAGCGTTCCTGATTCGCCGTCATCCTCAGCTTCTCAGGGCGGTACTGGTTCTGCTGTTACACCTCGAACATCACAGCGCCCTGCCCGATCCTCTACCTCGCACGCCGAGTCAGACAAGTTGAGGCGATCATTAACCCAGCTTTACTCGTTATATGACGCAAGCTGTAGTAGTGGAAACAccgctgccgccggcatGCCGCCCTCTAGCCGCCGTGATGTTGGCGAAAGAGCTACCCGCGGCGGATCCGGGTTCCTCGCCACCCCCGATACTTCTGAGGTCGCTAATTCAGCGATGGACCGCTCTTTCCAACGGCTCCGTTCATTAAATTCAGAACGACCTCAATCCCTGCAGGATTCATCATCTGCACCTGCTGTTGCCTGTGACGCCGCTAGCCCAGCTGGAAGTGACTCTCATACTGTTTTCAGTAGCAATGTCGCTACCCCCCCAGTCACCGATGCCGACCCTGAGCCTTTTGGAGACGCTGACGACTCACTTCAACATTCACTTCGTACTGCAATTCATCACAGACCTACAATTGATGTTGTTGCTGCTCAAGATGCGAGTCTCCCTAGTCCGAGGTTGTCGCCTACTCTTGCTGCATCCCAGTTGCATTCCGCGGAACCCGATGATGGCGCTCAGTCTAGTTTCCAGACATCAGCGAGTGATACTACCATGCCCTGGGTGGAGGGAACCCAGGCCACAGATGATAGCAAAGCTTTGCAGCTGACGTCAAACTCCCAGTTGACCAAAGACAGGGCTTTAAGACGGCTCCAACTCAACGACGATTTCGGACCTGTTGTCCTCGACACGCAGACATTGCTAGAAGCATTTGACTCCATGAAGACTGAAATGAAGACCTTCATGATGTATCAGTTCCTTCGTAGATGTCCGCGTCCTACTCTGCGGCTGATCGCCGATACCGTGAATCCTACTCTGAAGTGTGACTTTTTAAGGCAGCTTCCCCTGGAGTTGAGCTATCATGTCTTGGCTCATTTGGACCATCGAGATTTATGCAGGGCCGCCCAAGTTTCGCGGCACTGGCGCAATATTGTTGACCGCAATGAAACGGGCTGGAAGGAGCTCTTGGACAGCGACGGCTATTGCATGGCACCTGGTGAACTGCACAAGGCCATTGTCCAAGGTTGGGGTTGGCAGGATCCGGTTGGGCCCTTGGACTATGAACACGACTTAAGCATGCAGGGTCGGCTTACATCGTCTGAATTTGAATTAACTCGAGCTTTCCGAAGCGAAACTGCGCCAAAGTCTAGGAGTTCGAAGCGAAAGCGAGGCCTGAATACTTATTCCGCGTCGGAACGATCGAAACGCAGGGCTGGCACGTCTCAGGAATCCTCTACTACTGCCGTGAGAGACCCGAGAGTGGAGACGGAATTAAAGCAACATAAGTCTGAGGGTCCCCTTTCCGCTGCcaacgcagcagcagcagctgttCCTGACCCCCAGCTCGGCCTGCCTAGTCTTCGCCAACTTCATCTTTTCAAGTCAATCTATCGCCGTCATCACATGATTCGTCGAAGCTGGACAAGTGGAGAAGTCGCACCCGGTCACGTCGCCTTTCCTGCCCATCCTCGACACGTCATCACTTGTTTACAGTTTGATGATGATAAAATAATAACGGGCAGCGACGACACGTTGATTCATATTTACGACACAAAGACGGGCAAATTACGTAAAAAACTCGAGGGTCATGAAGGTGGTGTATGGGCCCTCCAGTATGAGGGAAACATTCTTGTTTCGGGATCGACCGATAGGTCGGTTCGTGTTTGGGATATCGAACGAGGACTATGTCAGCAAGTATTCTATGGCCACACTAGTACTGTGCGATGCTTGCAGATTCTTATGCCCACGGAGACTAGCCGAGATCTAAGTGGACAAGCTGTTATGCAACCCGAGAAGCCGCTGATTATCACTGGATCTCGAGACAGCCAACTCCGAGTCTGGCGTCTCCCAGAGGTTGGCTCTCGCAGGTATATTCAGACGGggccgccggcgcaggaGTCCGACTGTCCCTACTTCATTAGGGTGCTCACGGGCCACACACATTCTGTGAGGGCTATTTCGGCCCATGGCGACACCCTTGTCAGTGGCTCTTATGATAGTACCGTGCGTGTCTGGCGTATCAGCACCGGTGAATCGCTGCATGTCCTTCGTGGACATTCTCAGAAGGTGTACTCTGTTGTTCTTGACCACAAGCGAAACCGATGTATTTCAGGTTCTATGGACTCACTTGTCAAGATTTGGGACTTGGCAACTGGTGCTTGTCTCAACACCCTCGAGGGCCACACTCTTCTAGTTGGCCTCTTGGATTTGCGAGATGAGCGTCTCGTGTCTGCCGCGGCAGATTCGACGCTTCGAGTTTGGGACCCTGAGAACGGCAGGTGCAGACACACGTTGATGGCACACACTGGAGCCATCACCTGCTTCCAACATGACGGACAAAAGGTCATTAGCGGCAGTGAGAAGACTGTGAAAATGTGGGACGTCAATACGGGCGAGTGTGTGAAAGATTTGTTAACTGATCTTACTGGCGTTTGGCAAGTCAAATTTGACGAACGGCGCTGTGTGGCAGCTGTGCAGCgcgaccagttgacctaTGTAGAG
- the GRA3_0 gene encoding Grayanic acid biosynthesis cluster O-methyltransferase translates to MRSMGNSLSRPEGKPSVDRLTTISRGIQENTQILTDRLHTQGLSAPSYEAHGLADFPLKESDDETLRARQQILSLTKELRDLVLGPREALKLMALDVVNYIPLHAIYTFKIAEAVPQQGCISYDSLTREVQRVSGFKIPASELRRLLRLAMANNLFCEPELDHVAHNRTSLVMLEDESLASWVGLYTVDLFLPVGNTVAAMQKWPGSQDLTETAINISYGHSNTFFNHVQTDTTRAKRYDLAMRAHGSREGFDVSHTVHSYPWAKLGNATVVDMGGNEGYVSMAIAESFPNLSFEVQDLPGMRTDATVGRVPPHLVGRVKLTTHDFFLEQPTVAGAYLFRHIFHAFPDRHVVRALRALVPAMRHGSRVILNDVVLPAPGAVSLAEEKTFRLLDVLMKTVCNGREREISDWKVLFEEADARFVWQGAWKSSGNLWFVEAQWQERPSMNGGESRIC, encoded by the exons ATGAGGAGTATGGGGAACTCACTTAGTAGACCGGAAGGCAAGCCTTCGGTTGACAGGCTGACGACAATCTCGAGGGGCATTCAGGAGAATACCCAGATCCTCACGGACAGGCTGCACACCCAGGGGCTTAGTGCACCCTCGTATGAGGCACATGGTCTTGCAGACTTTCCGCTGAAAGAGTCCGACGATGAGACATTGAGGGCCAGGCAGCAGATTTTGTCCCTGACCAAGGAACTTCGAGACTTGGTGCTAGGACCGCGGGAAGCGCTGAAGCTGATGGCCTTGGAT GTTGTCAATTATATCCCTCTGCACGCAATCTACACTTTCAAGATTGCAGAGGCAGTGCCTCAACAAGGATGCATCTCATACGACAGCCTGACGAGGGAAGTCCAGCGCGTCTCGGGCTTCAAAATCCCTGCCTCTGAGCTTCGCAGGCTCCTCcgtctcgccatggccaacaatCTCTTTTGCGAGCCGGAGCTTGACCACGTCGCCCATAATCGCACCTCACTCGTCATGCTGGAGGACGAAAGCCTAGCTAGCTGGGTTGGATTGTACACGGTCGACCTGTTTCTTCCCGTTGGCAACACAGTGGCAGCTATGCAGAAGTGGCCTGGTTCTCAGGACCTCACAGAGACG GCCATCAATATCTCGTACGGCCATAGCAACACCTTCTTCAACCACGTCCAAACCGACACAACCCGGGCCAAAAGGTACGATCTCGCCATGCGAGCCCACGGCTCCCGTGAAGGGTTCGACGTGTCACACACAGTCCACAGCTACCCCTGGGCAAAGCTGGGCAACGCCACTGTCGTAGAT ATGGGCGGTAACGAGGGATACGTATCCATGGCCATCGCCGAATCCTTCCCCAACCTCAGCTTCGAAGTCCAGGACCTCCCTGGCATGCGGACCGACGCAACCGTCGGCAGAGTGCCGCCCCATCTGGTCGGCCGCGTGAAGCTCACGACGCACGATTTCTTCCTCGAGCAGCCCACCGTTGCGGGCGCGTACCTGTTCCGGCACATCTTCCACGCGTTCCCGGATAGACACGTTGTGCGGGCTCTGAGGGCGCTCGTCCCCGCCATGAGGCACGGCTCGCGCGTCATTCTCAACGACGTGGTTCTGCCGGCCCCGGGCGCCGTCTCGCTGGCCGAGGAGAAGACGTTCCGCCTTCTCGACGTCCTGATGAAGACTGTCTGCAATGGTCGGGAGAGGGAAATCAGCGACTGGAAGGTCTTGTTCGAGGAGGCCGACGCCAGGTTCGTCTGGCAGGGGGCGTGGAAGTCGAGCGGAAACCTGTGGTTTGTGGAAGCTCAGTGGCAGGAGAGGCCAAGCATGAATGGGGGCGAATCTCGCATTTGCTAG